The DNA region ATCCCAGTATGGATATAAATACAGTCGATTTTCCAGAGGAGCTGACTGCCCTCCCCAAACTCACCTCACGTCAAAGTGAGATTTTGGAATTGATTACCAAGGCCATCGATGAAAGTGGTTCGCCACCTACGCGCGCTGAAATTGCGACGCAACTGGGCTTTGCTTCTGCCAACGCTGCTGAAGAGCACTTACGCGCATTAGCAAAAAAAGGGTATATCGAACTGACACCGGGAACTTCACGTGGCATTCGCATTCCACAACGATTTAATCAAACACATAATCCCAATAAATATCGCCAAATGTCATTGCCTTCTGGCGCGCTTCAGCAACTGACACTGCCACTCATTGGTCGTGTTGCAGCGGGCTCTCCAATCATGGCTGTTGAGCACATTGAAAAACAAGTGCCAATTGATCCAAGCTTGTTTAGCAAAGGTGCTGACTACTTACTCAAGGTGGTTGGGATGAGCATGCGTGATGCTGGTATTTTGGATGGTGACTATCTCGCAGTGCGAAAAACTTCTGAGGTTCGTAACGGCGATATCGTGGTTGCGCGCTTAGATGATGAAGTTACAGTAAAACGTTGGAACCAAAAGAAAACTGCGTATGGCATGGTGATTGAATTACAAGCCGAGAACCCAGACTTCAAAAATATTTTGGTAGATAAACACCAACCGAACTTTGCAGTTGAAGGACAAGCAGTTGGCCTCATTAGGGCTGGCGGACTATAAGCCCCGACCCCTTAAGCAAAAGGCCTCGTTAGAGGCCTTTTGCTATTGCTCGCCAATATAACTATTGTTATTTCTTAGTAGGCGCAACTACGTTTGCATTCTTAGGGGATGCAGTAATAGTGATGATTGTCTTTGGGCCAGTGAATGGACCTTCATTTAATTCTACGGTTGAGGTGCGATCACCTTTAGTGAAAACCAAAATACTGGTTTTTGATTTCACTGCACTCACGGTAGTCCAACCCACTTTGGGATACTCGGCTTGGAAGAATGCATAAATATCTGTTGGGGTTTGCACGCCAGATAAAACTACGCGCCCAACCCAGTTATCGCCACGACCAATAATCAGTGAATCAGAGCCAATCATTTTTGATGCAGCCGGTAATGGCATATCGCCCAAAAGTTGCGATTGAATTTCCTGAACTTCACTAGGCGTACCTGTTGGAGAGTCACCGGAAGATGCGCACGCTGCTAGCAGCATAGATAGCGCAAAAGCTAATGAAAGTTGCTGAACTTGTTTAAGTTGGATCATCTTCTTGCCCTGGTAATCAATCTACATTACTGGAGGCGCGTGAGGGAATCGAACCCCCGTACGAAGCTTTGCAGGCTCCTGCCTAACCACTCGGCCAACGCGCCATATGCTTGAATCAAAAATGGGAAGCTTTTTTAGGGCTTCCCATCGAACTTGGAGCGGGAAAGGAGGTTCGAACTCCCGACCTATACCTTGGCAAGGTATCGCTCTACCAGCTGAGCTATTCCCGCATAACAGGGCAACAGTTTAGCAAACAATTGGAGGGAGCGCATGAATTACGAAGAAGACTCCCTACTCACGGGACTGATGCTTACAGCAGACCCTTATCAGCCATAGGCTTGTGGACATTACTCGATTTTATCAACTAGCTGAGGCAAGGCCTTTTTCATGTAATAGAACATGGACCAAAGTGTCAAAAAGGATGCAATCCAGATTAACCAAGTGCCGACTTGTGCGCAATTCAACCAGCCAAATATAGTGTCGTTCAACAATAAAAATGGAATCGCCACAAGTTGAGCCGTTGTCTTGAGTTTGCCGACCATATGCACAGCAACGCTTTTTCCGGCACCCAAGAGCGCCATCCATTCTCTTAG from Polynucleobacter sp. AP-Elch-400A-B2 includes:
- the lexA gene encoding transcriptional repressor LexA, which translates into the protein MDINTVDFPEELTALPKLTSRQSEILELITKAIDESGSPPTRAEIATQLGFASANAAEEHLRALAKKGYIELTPGTSRGIRIPQRFNQTHNPNKYRQMSLPSGALQQLTLPLIGRVAAGSPIMAVEHIEKQVPIDPSLFSKGADYLLKVVGMSMRDAGILDGDYLAVRKTSEVRNGDIVVARLDDEVTVKRWNQKKTAYGMVIELQAENPDFKNILVDKHQPNFAVEGQAVGLIRAGGL